From Camelina sativa cultivar DH55 chromosome 5, Cs, whole genome shotgun sequence:
tataaaatgtcacattaaatatgttgaaaacccccatataatttgtttttgttttttttttttttttgaggaattaccaaaaaaattaaaattctattgattatcataaactatatatattgacatggaaaaattataaactataaaaatatgctaatttggtaaagcaattaacataattagaattgattaaaaaaacttattttgattattttttttaacgcaaaaacttattttgattatggTGAGACGGAttggcattaatcccatatagggagttaagtggacttttttttttttaaaaacacttttagatgtgtaccaggagattccctttttaataaaagggaagtactcaacatagtttttgtagattttatattttcaataaatggttacaaatggtTACACACAGGTTATAGATAGATTATAGATTAttccatatattaatattaatagttacacctaaatattaggaATAtaccaaattgataattgatatattaatggtaacaaataaaatcatggatattccaaactgtatttttggaagattttagtcatatattgttgtttccaaagatttttaaactcaatattacaaatttattttctacatattttatCGATAGAGCACAATgttaaccaaagatagattacgaaattgatatgttgattggttacaagttaagtAGTGGAttacaagatagattacgaaataaaatttaaccagtgttatagcacggatacttatctagaatcattaacaatataaaacttacaaaataaacttacaaaataggtgttttttttcaagcttttatatttaacatatgattttattgcataatgtattatccaaaaaaactttaagaaaaataacataaattatattttatataaaaatataatataaataaaatgaatttcaacccatGCTTAATCTAGTTGTTTTTATAAGATAAGCTACCAAAATTAAAGGTAAgcaacatataataaaaaataaggcAAGAAAGAGTAACGATCGAATATTTTAGTGTATATCCAcgaacatattaaaaaaaaaaactgagaagaAGAATCGCCAACCCAATTCATAGTGTTAATGGGCTATTGTATAAAGCCTGTAAAGTCATGACAAATGGACAAAAAATAAGCCCATTAGAATATAAGAATTAGGTTTTCGCAGGTTTATATCTTTTATCACTATATAAAGTCTCTCTTCAACAAATCTCTCAACTCTTCTGCAGCCGATTCTTCTATTAGCCGCCATGGTAATTGCTTCAAGCTTCTCACTCCATCTCTCTACTCTCGTAGATTTAACCTAGAAAATCGCCTTTGTCTAATCTTCTTTATCTTACCTTTTGCTAATTTCGCAGGTGAAGTACTCGCAAGAACCCGACAACCAGACCAAGTGTAAGTTCCTTTGGTGACCATTTCGTTGTCTCGATCGTTCTGCTTTGTATTCGATTGTCTGTTTTGATCTTTGtggttatattttgtttttgattttggcaGCTTGCAAGGCTAGAGGATCCGATCTTAGGGTTCACTTCAAGGTATGTGTAGCTCGCAATTACATTTTCCGATGTGGTTTTAGATTTATGGGTTTAGGAGATTgtagtttttagggtttaaccTGATTGAGAAAAAGCAGATTTCTGTAGCAATTTACAGATCTCACGTATACTTCAGGGAGATTGAATTGGTCATCGTGATTGGGTGAATCTGTGTTTGTATATCTCATAACTATTAAGGTTCAGTACATGATGGTACATTGATAATAGTTTTATCATTTCGTATTATGAAGCTTTtggattttaggttttttttttgggggttagTAAGTTAGTATTGAAACCTGATTAAAAAAGCAGGGCTTTGTTGCCTATTTCTGTGAATGAAGCTCTCGTATATATCAGGGAAATTACGGGCATTGTTCTTGGGTGAACCtatgtagatttttttgtgaCTAATGGTTCAGTAAATGATGCCACATTTTACAAGACTGTTGGTTTTTGATTGGTTGTGCtcattgtgtttttgttttgtattggaTTGTGTGGAACAGAACACTAGGGAAACAGCGCACGCCATCAGGAAGCTACCATTGATCAAGGCCAAGAGGTACCTTGAGGATGTGATAGCTCACAAGCAAGCAATTCCCTTCACACGTTTCTGCAGAGGTGTGGGGAGAACTGCTCAAGCTAAGAACAGGCATTCTAATGGTCAAGGACGTTGGCCCGCCAAGTCTGCTCAGTTTGTTCTTGATTTGCTCAAGAACGCTGAGAGCAATGCTGAG
This genomic window contains:
- the LOC104787751 gene encoding 60S ribosomal protein L17-2 produces the protein MVKYSQEPDNQTKSCKARGSDLRVHFKNTRETAHAIRKLPLIKAKRYLEDVIAHKQAIPFTRFCRGVGRTAQAKNRHSNGQGRWPAKSAQFVLDLLKNAESNAEVKGLDVDALFISHIQVNQAAKQRRRTYRAHGRINPYMSNPCHIELILSEKEEPVKKEPETQLAAKSKKSAA